One genomic region from Actinomycetota bacterium encodes:
- a CDS encoding D-alanine--D-alanine ligase: MREKIAVLMGGRSLEREVSLKSGRRISDALKEKGYKVIQLDINENLVNNLLREHVELVYIALHGKYGEDGTVQELLEILGVPYTGPGVYSSIVGFDKVLSKEIFQIEGIPTPKFYALSSGSFKEMGASGVLGEVIKKIGLPIVVKPACQGSALGIKFVKTPEELPSALIGALSYDDKVLLEEYIKGKEVAVSIIGNANPKPLPVVEIVPKKEFFDFESMYTMGMTDYFVPARISKELTEKVQNTAVKVHRILRCRDVSRVDMIIGEDDVPYVLELNTSPGMTETSLLPMAAKAAGMEFPDLVDKLVRLALER, encoded by the coding sequence GTGAGAGAGAAAATTGCCGTACTCATGGGAGGTCGCTCTTTGGAAAGGGAGGTATCGCTAAAAAGCGGCCGCAGGATTTCCGACGCCCTTAAGGAAAAGGGATACAAAGTCATACAGCTGGATATAAATGAAAATTTGGTCAATAACCTGCTAAGAGAGCATGTAGAACTGGTATATATCGCCCTTCATGGTAAGTACGGAGAGGATGGAACCGTCCAAGAGCTTCTGGAGATACTGGGTGTCCCTTACACGGGTCCAGGCGTTTACTCAAGTATAGTTGGTTTCGATAAGGTCCTATCAAAGGAAATTTTCCAAATCGAGGGAATCCCCACCCCAAAATTCTACGCGCTGAGCTCAGGGAGCTTTAAGGAGATGGGAGCCTCGGGTGTTCTGGGCGAGGTGATCAAAAAAATAGGTTTACCGATTGTGGTCAAACCCGCCTGCCAGGGTTCGGCTCTGGGCATAAAGTTCGTAAAGACGCCAGAAGAGTTGCCCAGTGCCTTGATTGGAGCCTTGAGTTACGATGATAAGGTGCTTTTGGAGGAATATATCAAGGGGAAAGAAGTGGCCGTAAGCATCATCGGAAACGCTAATCCTAAACCATTACCCGTGGTAGAAATTGTCCCCAAAAAAGAATTCTTCGATTTTGAGTCCATGTATACCATGGGAATGACCGATTACTTCGTGCCTGCAAGGATATCGAAGGAACTCACCGAAAAAGTCCAGAACACCGCGGTTAAAGTTCATCGTATCCTTAGGTGTCGCGATGTCTCACGAGTGGATATGATAATTGGCGAAGATGATGTCCCCTACGTACTTGAGCTCAATACCAGCCCCGGAATGACCGAAACGAGCCTTCTTCCCATGGCCGCCAAAGCGGCGGGAATGGAATTTCCAGATTTGGTGGACAAGCTAGTGAGATTAGCACTTGAAAGATAA
- a CDS encoding PRC-barrel domain-containing protein, with product MRVSDILNLPVVVLEEGKEIGKVKDVIFDPENMTLRVIAIGIKGLLGGVKFVLYEKVESIGENALILPNRDVLIPSKKAPEIKNLMEKKLGILNTPVLTRAGTRLGEVSDVIIHADSGALRELEVTRGWVKDITRGRSGIPATMLVSVGEDAVIVSDEVQEESFGLKEAFEHLAKSAAKTKKGIDRVLGEKEEAYCLGKMAGMTIKDDQDRIIIAKGEIIGEEHVCKAKERGKLHELALSVGFSLAQEKWKDIQTSRQNKRKKELKDK from the coding sequence ATGAGAGTAAGTGATATTTTGAATCTCCCGGTGGTTGTTTTAGAGGAGGGCAAAGAAATAGGCAAGGTTAAAGATGTAATTTTTGATCCGGAGAACATGACTCTGCGAGTAATTGCCATCGGGATTAAGGGTCTCTTGGGGGGAGTTAAGTTTGTCCTGTATGAGAAGGTTGAAAGCATCGGAGAGAATGCACTGATACTTCCAAATCGCGATGTTTTGATCCCCTCAAAAAAAGCCCCTGAGATCAAGAATTTGATGGAAAAAAAGCTTGGAATTTTAAATACCCCGGTTTTAACGAGAGCTGGCACAAGGTTGGGGGAGGTAAGCGACGTAATAATACACGCGGATTCCGGAGCCCTTAGGGAGCTGGAGGTGACCCGGGGTTGGGTTAAGGATATAACCCGAGGGAGAAGTGGCATACCGGCAACCATGCTCGTCAGTGTGGGCGAGGATGCAGTAATCGTCTCGGATGAGGTTCAGGAAGAGTCTTTCGGGTTAAAGGAGGCCTTTGAGCATCTCGCCAAGAGCGCTGCGAAGACAAAAAAGGGCATCGATAGAGTCCTCGGGGAAAAGGAAGAAGCATATTGCCTGGGCAAAATGGCCGGGATGACGATCAAAGATGACCAGGACCGGATCATTATAGCTAAGGGAGAGATCATAGGCGAGGAACACGTCTGCAAGGCAAAGGAAAGGGGTAAACTTCACGAATTGGCTTTGAGCGTGGGCTTTTCCTTAGCTCAGGAAAAGTGGAAGGATATTCAAACCTCAAGGCAAAATAAGCGAAAGAAAGAGTTAAAAGATAAGTAA
- a CDS encoding YtxH domain-containing protein: MAERRGGFLAGLIGFIFGGIVGVLTGLLFAPRPGRETREQLKSKAEELMETGKEAYQVQKEKLREAIESGKETACQKTEGLKEKIEEAREKIKSQVETVKEKMEAKKKAKKEE, from the coding sequence ATGGCCGAAAGGCGTGGCGGATTTTTGGCGGGGCTCATAGGTTTTATTTTCGGAGGAATCGTTGGAGTTCTAACGGGTTTACTTTTCGCTCCCAGACCCGGGAGGGAAACCAGAGAGCAGCTGAAATCAAAAGCTGAAGAACTCATGGAAACGGGAAAGGAAGCCTATCAGGTCCAGAAAGAAAAATTGCGAGAGGCCATCGAGTCCGGCAAGGAGACTGCCTGTCAAAAAACTGAAGGTTTGAAGGAGAAAATTGAGGAAGCGAGGGAGAAAATAAAAAGCCAGGTAGAGACGGTAAAGGAGAAGATGGAAGCGAAGAAAAAGGCCAAGAAGGAAGAGTGA
- a CDS encoding metallophosphoesterase family protein translates to MSITLLGPASYDLNGFEIELSVKPSTSISIPPLGEVKAQTHLSPLELKVTLIRIDLQKLKGISMGTLRSGELLRKLEERARAIIWNFIFRLFLFAALGGAAGALFLPKRSLISVLKGILIGLCLALLLVGTTYGTFDADALRQRPRVIGALVAAPWIVGRVEEKLSAIEIFRKEIRLIATNLHKFYSRVEAWGPVELDKETIRVLHISDIHNNPAAVDLVERVAGNYDSPQVIAELKRIENIGVLEGEPVTIGGIKLLGFPDPASNSVRMTPASNGAMKKIARELVREIKSMQKPLILAVHDRRMAEEAMGAVPIILCGHTHVPSVKKIKGTVLINAGTTGAAGLRTFRVEEDIPYSLYLLHIQLKPPRLIALDFLEISGVKRGFSLERTLIKAQGVKSER, encoded by the coding sequence TTGTCCATAACCCTTTTGGGTCCAGCCTCTTACGATTTAAATGGATTTGAGATCGAACTGAGCGTCAAACCCTCCACTTCCATTTCCATTCCCCCATTGGGTGAGGTAAAAGCTCAAACTCACCTCTCACCATTGGAACTCAAAGTTACATTAATCAGAATCGATCTCCAAAAACTCAAGGGAATATCCATGGGAACCTTGAGGTCAGGAGAACTGCTGCGAAAATTGGAGGAAAGAGCGCGTGCAATCATTTGGAATTTCATATTTAGACTCTTCCTTTTCGCAGCTCTGGGAGGGGCGGCGGGTGCACTTTTTCTTCCCAAACGAAGCCTGATTTCAGTCCTCAAGGGCATTCTAATAGGTTTATGTCTCGCTTTGCTGCTCGTTGGAACCACTTATGGTACTTTTGATGCAGATGCATTGAGGCAACGCCCCCGGGTCATCGGCGCACTCGTGGCAGCCCCGTGGATCGTTGGTCGAGTGGAGGAAAAACTGAGCGCTATCGAGATTTTTCGAAAGGAAATCCGATTAATCGCGACAAACCTTCACAAATTTTATTCAAGGGTGGAAGCATGGGGACCCGTAGAGCTCGATAAGGAGACGATAAGAGTCCTACACATCTCAGATATTCACAACAACCCGGCGGCTGTGGATCTGGTTGAGCGGGTAGCAGGCAATTATGATTCTCCTCAGGTAATCGCCGAGCTCAAAAGAATTGAAAATATCGGGGTTTTGGAGGGTGAACCGGTGACCATCGGAGGGATTAAGTTGCTTGGTTTCCCCGATCCAGCCTCAAATTCGGTTCGGATGACACCTGCCTCCAACGGAGCGATGAAGAAGATTGCCCGAGAATTGGTCAGGGAAATAAAGTCCATGCAGAAACCCTTGATTTTGGCGGTTCACGATCGAAGGATGGCCGAGGAAGCCATGGGAGCTGTACCCATTATCCTGTGTGGTCATACCCATGTACCGAGTGTCAAAAAGATTAAGGGGACGGTTCTCATTAATGCTGGAACCACGGGAGCTGCAGGTTTGAGAACCTTCCGAGTCGAAGAGGATATCCCCTATTCCCTATATCTGCTTCACATACAGCTAAAGCCTCCAAGACTCATAGCCCTCGATTTCCTGGAAATTTCTGGGGTTAAGAGGGGGTTTTCCCTGGAGCGAACCTTAATAAAAGCGCAAGGAGTTAAAAGCGAAAGGTGA